The DNA window ATCCCATATAGATGCTATGTTCCTACTCTTAGATTTAGTCTCTAAACGCTACTGATTTTAATTTAGGCTGTagaaatcagaaaacaaattcTGTTACTGGATTACAAAAGCATGATCTTCCAACCTAAATTCTAATCACtggtaaaaataaagtaaaattataaaaaggacTCACCTTTGTGGTAGAACTCAAATCAATTCTTCCAATTCAAAAACAGCATTCATATCCAAATAGAGATGAGCACAACATTGAATCAATGGGCAGTTGCTTCTCCAATGCTTGAAATATTTGATGAACGCCAAAAGATGGATTTTAGGATTTCTTGCTCTTCTACAGAATAATTCTTATACCTGAGCTCAGTGCTTTACAGTTTCAGCAGTCGAACAATCAAACGAGAAGGAAATACAGACGTGCATCCTTGCTTTCAAAGAGCAGCGTTACATATATCTCTGTCACGTGTGGCTTAGTTTCAGTGATGTGTgtagagttgtgtgtgtgtccatcgtCACGGGTTACCCAGAGGAGAGTGCACCATGTGGAAATATATGGGAACAGACAGAATGGGGTGTGTGAACACGCTGTATGAGTGTATATGGGCGTTGGGGGTTTCACAGAAAATAACTGGAGGCAAAATTGAGCATTTAGACGGTTAAGATTTGTAGCAGACACATTTATGCCCAGGTTTCCTTCAGGGTTGCAACCTTTAGTAATacctttaaaataatgttgataGCCATAGGATTCTCAAGAGCCAAAATACAATTGTGGCAGCTCCTGCAGTTGCCATTTTGACTTAACTTCTGCTGCAAGTTGGGCCTTTTGAACATAGGGGCCAATAGGGATTGCTgcttttggagccagagtcAAGTGGCCAGTTGAGGAACTGCAGCTGTTAGCAATTCCACATTGCTACATTTCAGGTTGCTTCTTGATAAAGCCAAATTGTGATGTACAGttagttttttgggggaaattaaGCCCCTCAAGTGATAACCAACTTGATTGTTTCCCCATTGCAAGCTCTCAAACCATTCATCCTTGAACCAAGCACATAAATTAGTTAATTCTGCAACTGCAAGCTATGTAAGACAGTAtgcctttcatagtgtggtcctgcaaatgtcctgatgtattgccggaaagatccgTGCTGGCTTTTCACCTTATGCTGTTCATGGTGATCCCACAAAGGCGTGATATTCATGCCCTTTCATGGTGCAGTCCGGCGTCacggaacgaggtgggaggagacgatagtgacgtgcAACAGATCAGCAGCATTGCTGTGCAGTAGCCATAGACTATAAATAAAGGACGTAGTctccatgacgtcacccattggtttgtggactgcccgttggaagcatcgaggtCAGCattacacttgtcgccatcttgtttccgatacggggaggaGACCATTTTGGATCTGATGACCGACTACACGCCTCTACACcgtcaacctgactgagcgaagccAGCTCCTAATTCATGTtaacattaactgggatgttcattttggctagcaaaaaacaatgttacttacctcagaaaaatgagcagcaactccttggagtgtctattagtccaactaaacgctgaacaagacatttttactgaacaaaatgttcaaataaacttttaattgAAAGCATGAAAGTTATAAGACCAAAACGCTAAACGTCCATATACATTTTATCTTTGACAGTGCCGTGGATAGGCATTGTTCGGCTTCTCCGGATGactgctcgccttgttagtgacctgtcaaggTAGAcgcaccccaaatcatacgattctttatcttccatTTCTCTTTTAAAGGGGCAGTAACTTGAACCaacaaattgtcttgaagatttctGACTAGCAGTTAAGATtagtgttgtccttaaaaaaaaaaaaaaaaaaaaaaaaaaaatgtttttgcagccacacttaacACATTTTCAGTAGAATAGAGGCTTAAGGCACTTACTGGTTTGTCTCCCtgttcagacccagaggttgctgcctggCAATAGCACAGTGCTATAGgctaggctacacagttagctctgtagcagtacagtgtgcatgtgctgcaGCAAtaagtgttcacttagcgacctccatTTGTTTACAACGAGCACTGGACCCTCTGCACAGTTGTGATGcaagtttgtttacaatcagcagCAGACGCTGTGCACAGCTAGCAATGGCCACAGTTGTGCTGCTAAACGGTGATTTGATGACCAAGTGGGAGACGTCACACGCAATGTCAAATATTCCACCTTGCTGGGATGGCCCTTTCATTGTGGTCCTGCCTCCAGCAGTCCAAATTTTCTGTCCGACTACCTCCGCTTCTGGTGCCTTCTTTGTGCAGGTGAGATGACAGCTGTAAATGTGCCGGCACGAAAGAGACTATTGAAACTACACTTGCAGATTTGGCAAGTAGGGAGTCACTGAACCAACTTTAGTCATCTTTTTACAATGGTGTACCATAGTCCTATTGTGAAGTTACTTTACCCTACAATTACGTTTGTACACACAAGAGTTTGCATCACAGATGAATCATGAATGACAAAGTGTTGagtaaaaatgcacatttattgTATGCTTGTAGAGAACAGCAGGCCCTGAAAGAAAGACAGTTGTGGTTGAAATATAACTTCATTCATACAATTTGTTTCAAACGTGGAGTGGTACTTACCATTTCTGAGTGGTTTTCAGGTAGTGCTCTTCTtcactcaatgaggattttctcttttttgactAAACCAGGGCCCAGGTTGCCAGTAGTTGAAGCCTGGATGTGGGTGTGCTCCAGCCTCAAGTCCAGATTTTAACCCATATTGAGGGATGTACTTCTGGTCATCTGGGAGTTTGCCAGCCCTGTTGTAGGCAACTTGTAGAGGATAGGGGTTCTCGTAGTAAGGAACATTTGGCTTCATTGGGCCTGGATAGACATTACTGCTTGGTGTTGTTGTACTAGTACACACTTTAGTTGTGGGCTTCGTTGTAGGAGCGGTTGTGGGCTTCGTTGTAGGAGCGGTTGTGGGCCTCGTTGTAGGAGCGGTTGTGGGCCTCGTTGTAGGAGCGGTTGTGGGCCTCGTTGTAGGAGCGGTTGTGGGCCTCGTTGTAGGAGCGGTTGTGGGCCTCGTTGTAGGAGCGGTTGTGGGCCTCGTTGTAGGAGCGGTTGTGGGCCTCGTTGTCGTTGGAGAGTATGGAGGACTTCCATAATAATGCTGGATGATTGGGTAGTAGTAAACATCAGGGTCCTCTGGTCCTCCTGGTTTTGGGGTGGCCTTGGTGGTTGATGCTGTCGTAGGTTTGGCAGTAGTAGTCGGCACTTGGAAATATTGagggtagtagtagtagtaatagtaatacAGGTAATACATGTAAGGGTCATAAGAGTATGGGTAAGAAGGAAGGGGTTGCACTGAAGGTGGCTTGGTAGTAGTTGTGGTTGGCTTGGCAGTAGTTGTTGTTAACATGTTATAGTAATACATGTATGCACTAGGATCATAGTAGGGAAGGGGCTGTTCCACTTGACGCTTTGGACGATTCAGGCCCCAGGGCCTGAGGCGGAGAGGAAGTTTCCTGGGCTGGTGAGCAGGCTTAGGGGTAGTTGTAGCAGGTGGCAGAGTAGAACTTCCTGACACAGGGCAGGTGAATTCAACTGATGTCCTCAACCAGCTCATTGGAAGAACAAAGTTTTCATACTGAAACAAGACACAAGTAGCTTAGTTTATACACTTAACCTGAGTTTAAGACATTTGTGGCACAACACTTTTACTGACATTCCTCCACCTTGTAATGGCATATAAGCAATTTTATAATTGAGGGTACATTTATTGTAACTACCAACTACTTTTTCTAACTTAGAATATTAactttagacatttaaaaaaaaaaaaaaaaaaagggaaaggatATTTTCCAAATAATCTGTGGGGTGATGTCAACCATGTACTCAATTGGCTCCACTTAGGCAGAAGCACCTCATTTTAGACAATTTCAATATGGACCGAATATGGCTTAAATTTCCTGCGTGCataacatgcattttattagcattataaaaatgtatgccATAAAATACCCAACATAACTGAAAATATTTAACCATTCGAATGTACTCAAAATGGCCACCATAGAGAAATGCACATCCATTTGAGGCCAAGACCCACTCAGTTGAAAAATTGATGCCAAAACCTGaccttaaaaaacattttaagccAAATAAAGCTcaagtacataaaaaaaaaaggccatttttaaaatattttttgaacagatgaatgtcttgaatagacacaaaatgtactACCAGTTATAGAATCACTTAACATTTGCTATGCTCCAAGCCAGTTAAGAGTAAAGGCATACCTCTTGTATGACATTACAACCATCATAGGgaacaaccaaaacaaagcccAGTGCATTTTGCCGCATTGAGTAGCCACATTGTTCAGGCACCTGGAATAAGGGCAGGGGAGGTCCGTTGCCTGAGTGGAGGAGAAAGACAATTATTCTTTGCCAGCATGTCATGTGCTTACAGCTTTTACACAAACAAAGCTTTGTTGCATTGTAACAATACCCATGGCTAGCTCCAAGTTAACAGATCCAGGTCCCATggcttttattttcatcttgCTTTGCCCACAGTGCAGAGAAACACTCATGCGCCTCCATGCGGCTTCAGCCATATTGTCCCCCTGCTGTGAGGTCTGCTCCAACAGTCCTTTATGAGTTAAGAAGTCCAGATAAGTGTATActgcttctcttttttcttttaagaatCATGCTGCATTCatatttaacaataaatatCTTACCTGTGCCATCCAGTTGATCCTTGTCGGTATGCAGCAGTTCATCATTTTCTGTGGCAGCAAAAAAGGCAGATCCTGACTGAGAGTTAAGCTCtttcccatttaaaaaaatgtgcccTGTCCTTTCTTCCATCACTTTTCCTCCACTGTCAACCTCATCTTGCTTAACTTTGCTCAGCTCCCACAAGCTAACACAAGTTGTAAGCTGGGCCAAAGCACACAGGACTAAAATGACTGCTGCAGTCTGACATGGCCAACATCCCCTTCCATCATCACCTGCCATACTGGTGCCACAAGCTCAGAGCAGATGGAAAGAACTTTGCTATGATGCAGAACAAATGGCTTTTAATACTGGGCACAATTTGGGGCCAGGTAATCGACCAATCATGTGCAACATCAGCAACAGCTTGCACCTTTGTTCACTTAGCTTGCAACAGGTGTGCTTATTAAGAGCCTATGAATCCCTCCTCCAGTGTCTTTAAGAAATGTTTGATGGTCTTTGTTGGCTTTATTTGTATCTTATCACAACATTTCtcaattctattttattttcagtgctACATACAGGAATGTGTACACTTAAAAACAATGTCTTTGCTGCCCTTTAGTTTCATGGTCATCCCAAGTAAGCAATAGGAAGACTGACCAAACATGAAACAACAGCATTTGTCTGGCAATAACTGCTAATGGTGAAACATTTAATAGAAGCAATACAATTCTGCTTACCTTTAAATGTTTTGGGGTTGTGAATAtagtaatatttatattatgagCTTTTTTAAAACCATCATATTCTGCAAGTTACTTGTTGAACTCTGGTTGTGCAGGTCAGCTGGACCTTTGTTAGTGTTAGTTCACCTTCCATGTGCAGAGGCCTTTGATAAAGCATCTTCTCCCATTGTGAAATTGTCATTTCTACTCATCCTCATGGTGCTAAATCAGTAGATTCTGTGTCCAATACCCAAACTACCATACTATTGAATATGTGTTAGAGTCGGGagttttttgcagaacagaagagaggagagaaaaataattttaaatatttattaagcCAGTAATTAAAGACTGAATCATGTACATGGACCTAAATCTGACCAGAAATCGCAGTCTGTAAGACAGTTAGCTGCAACCACTGTCAGAGAAAGGCTGCCTatcttacttttacacagaattttatgtgaatgtgcaACTATCTAACtggtcaaaactgttggggcagcaccatggtttagactcaGCCTGCCCTTTATGACAAGGCTAAGTCCTTAGCCTCTTGGTGTTACAGCTTTCGGTCGGCGTCTGTTAAAGGAATACATTCTCCACACATTTCTCCTCATCTGGCCCTCTAACTATACCTAGTGTTCCTCAGTGCTTTACTTCCTCCGAGTCTATAACCTTGAAAATATCTCTACGGATGTGTCTCTGTTCCATGAATGAGTCTCTGTCTTACATTTGCTTTCCCTCAAGAACCTGCAACAAGTGTTAACTGTGTATGTGCTTGTTATATTCAATCTGTGTTTTATGCTAAATAAGTTTCTAAGCAGCATTTACTTATGGTTACAATGcagataatttcttatttttattaatccctAACATATGCCAGCAAAAGATTTAGGacgacaataaaaaaaaaataagagtcCGGAAAGTGAAAGTCAGATAACAGATCTAtccacactttttttaaattgtttttggaATTCATGGACATTGTGTCCTTCAGGCTA is part of the Centropristis striata isolate RG_2023a ecotype Rhode Island chromosome 11, C.striata_1.0, whole genome shotgun sequence genome and encodes:
- the LOC131980535 gene encoding adhesive plaque matrix protein-like, coding for MAGDDGRGCWPCQTAAVILVLCALAQLTTCVSLWELSKVKQDEVDSGGKVMEERTGHIFLNGKELNSQSGSAFFAATENDELLHTDKDQLDGTGLLEQTSQQGDNMAEAAWRRMSVSLHCGQSKMKIKAMGPGSVNLELAMGNGPPLPLFQVPEQCGYSMRQNALGFVLVVPYDGCNVIQEYENFVLPMSWLRTSVEFTCPVSGSSTLPPATTTPKPAHQPRKLPLRLRPWGLNRPKRQVEQPLPYYDPSAYMYYYNMLTTTTAKPTTTTTKPPSVQPLPSYPYSYDPYMYYLYYYYYYYYPQYFQVPTTTAKPTTASTTKATPKPGGPEDPDVYYYPIIQHYYGSPPYSPTTTRPTTAPTTRPTTAPTTRPTTAPTTRPTTAPTTRPTTAPTTRPTTAPTTRPTTAPTTKPTTAPTTKPTTKVCTSTTTPSSNVYPGPMKPNVPYYENPYPLQVAYNRAGKLPDDQKYIPQYGLKSGLEAGAHPHPGFNYWQPGPWFSQKRENPH